One Erpetoichthys calabaricus chromosome 8, fErpCal1.3, whole genome shotgun sequence DNA segment encodes these proteins:
- the si:dkey-195m11.11 gene encoding uncharacterized protein si:dkey-195m11.11: MGAPHLLSVTALMTLLAVQCAPVLTNAVIPTPSLTLYSPDDPTKITLSSSVTLMCKLPRQPPSTVNVFFGRGWQPDRNDTIKVVDSNYKGYNTEAKVTLTVLKPEDESLYTCWFALTRDSSQRSEYSPPLNITASFLPPPISTISPEVIGPGQDYTIFCDTPKMFSNVTFLMYFHGNAYLMPYNQSVDLLDGHDRIYRSMKLTDDYNNGNYSCSFNVKINGRILKSPHSKMVEVVKETLPLRLVSDSTCAGRLEVFIRGFWGAVCDYNFDENSANVVCKILKCGQAVFWSYVQQSTFKPGTGPNALDKISCAGNESHLYECKTGAIRPYSSHNYDVGVMCSGFMPNLTISLVGYHQTSKQHIYLGSTIKLMCTLSGTQYSSSNTVWLAMKRIQQGSSYESTLTNGYVRVGETIQLTVDRVESRDEGIYKCTADINDFGSRLTVNSIPLTITVGKSYIVEICCAVVSFLIGAAILLYLCLCRTKS, encoded by the exons cTGTGATCCCAACTCCTTCCCTCACTTTGTACAGTCCTGATGATCCTACCAAAATTACTCTTTCCTCTTCAGTGACACTGATGTGCAAGCTTCCTCGTCAACCTCCATCTACAGTGAACGTTTTCTTTGGTAGGGGTTGGCAGCCTGACAGAAATGACACCATCAAAGTGGTTGACTCGAATTACAAAGGCTATAATACGGAAGCAAAAGTAACTTTGACGGTGCTCAAGCCAGAAGATGAGAGCCTGTACACGTGCTGGTTTGCACTTACCAGGGATTCCAGTCAGCGCTCCGAGTACAGCCCTCCACTGAATATCACAGCAT cCTTTCTCCCGCCACCCATCAGCACGATTTCTCCAGAAGTCATTGGTCCTGGACAAGACTACACAATATTCTGTGATACtcctaaaatgttttctaatgtcACCTTCTTAATGTACTTCCATGGCAATGCCTACTTAATGCCGTACAACCAATCTGTGGACTTGCTTGATGGGCATGACAGAATTTACAGGAGCATGAAATTGACTGACGATTACAATAACGGAAATTACTCATGTAGTTTTAATGTCAAGATTAACGGGCGCATTCTTAAATCACCTCACAGCAAAATGGTGGAAGTGGTCAAAG AAACTTTACCTCTTCGACTGGTGTCAGACAGCACCTGCGCTGGGAGGCTCGAGGTGTTTATCCGAGGCTTCTGGGGTGCTGTTTGTGATTACAACTTTGATGAAAACTCTGCAAATGTGGTTTGCAAAATTCTGAAGTGTGGCCAGGCAGTTTTTTGGTCCTATGTACAACAGAGTACATTTAAGCCTGGAACCGGGCCCAATGCCTTGGATAAAATTAGTTGTGCCGGCAATGAGTCCCACCTCTATGAGTGTAAAACAGGTGCCATCAGGCCGTACAGCTCCCACAACTATGATGTAGGAGTCATGTGTTCAG GTTTCATGCCAAACTTAACCATTTCTCTTGTGGGATATCATCAAACTTCAAAACAGCACATTTATTTGGGCAGTACGATAAAATTGATGTGCACACTATCAGGAACACAATATTCTTCCAGTAATACG GTTTGGCTGGCAATGAAAAGAATTCAGCAGGGCTCTAGCTATGAGTCAACTCTCACAAATGGCTATGTGAGGGTTGGAGAGACCATTCAGTTAACTGTTGACCGAGTGGAGTCTAGAGATGAAGGTATTTACAAGTGCACAGCGGACATCAATGACTTTGGGAGTAGGTTGACAGTGAACAGCATACCACTGACCATCACGGTTGGAA AATCTTACATTGTAGAGATCTGCTGTGCTGTCGTTTCATTTCTTATTGGCGCTGCCATTCTGCTATACCTCTGTCTTTGTCGGACAAAAAGTTAG